The following coding sequences are from one Triticum dicoccoides isolate Atlit2015 ecotype Zavitan chromosome 4A, WEW_v2.0, whole genome shotgun sequence window:
- the LOC119289253 gene encoding uncharacterized protein LOC119289253: MSLIFFFFFFSLPLHHALDPESLLNVEYNVSSHSFTRVSGLLSRQFLAPRRAFFQARPNRFIMINMVDNVPGRTATLALCDDDLYVPGFKDTTLQWNHFKRFEPIVPGSRELPFEHDYPNLLPLFPNGTKRSHIDLYEVPLGKAATLRAFRTLASYNPGTTPRPHLRSALVTLIVTFCEGHRFDQLNRRLKNEWDNPRPIYMLEEEAPYVVQWGSLSRALQWWEESGRKSWTKDKDDIREFDKIHANSPLAARDVLLFLQRTRNFKLQ; this comes from the coding sequence ATGTCGttaattttcttcttcttcttcttctccctccccCTCCACCACGCACTGGACCCAGAGAGTTTACTCAATGTTGAGTACAACGTCTCGAGCCATTCGTTCACCCGCGTGTCTGGCCTTTTGTCTAGGCAGTTTCTTGCCCCGAGGCGGGCTTTTTTTCAAGCCCGTCCCAACCGGTTTATCATGATAAATATGGTTGACAACGTGCCTGGGCGTACAGCCACCCTCGCCCTGTGCGACGATGACCTGTACGTCCCGGGCTTCAAAGACACCACTCTCCAGTGGAACCATTTCAAACGATTCGAGCCAATCGTGCCTGGCTCCAGGGAACTGCCCTTTGAACACGATTACCCAAACCTTCTTCCCTTGTTCCCAAACGGCACCAAAAGATCACACATAGACCTGTATGAAGTTCCCTTGGGCAAAGCCGCCACCTTACGTGCATTCCGGACGTTGGCGAGCTATAATCCTGGCACCACGCCAAGGCCGCACCTTAGATCCGCGCTGGTAACACTAATCGTCACCTTTTGTGAAGGACACAGATTTGACCAGCTAAACAGACGACTGAAGAACGAGTGGGACAACCCTAGACCAATCTACATGCTTGAAGAGGAGGCACCGTACGTTGTGCAATGGGGCTCGCTGTCTCGTGCGCTCCAATGGTGGGAGGAGAGTGGTCGCAAAAGTTGGACCAAGGACAAAGACGACATTAGAGAATTCGACAAGATCCATGCCAACAGCCCCCTGGCAGCTAGAGATGTGCTGCTCTTCTTACAAAGGACCAGGAACTTCAAGTTACAGTGA